The Paenarthrobacter aurescens region AGGGCGTCCTGAAGAGCCAGGCCGGCCGCTGCATGGACTGCGGTGTTCCGTTCTGTCACCAGGGCTGCCCGCTGGGGAACCTCATTCCCGAGTGGAACGATCTCGTGTGGCGGGACAAGGGTGAAGAAGCCATTGAGCGCCTTCACGCTACGAACAACTTCCCGGAGTTCACCGGCCGTCTGTGCCCTGCACCCTGCGAGGCATCCTGTGTGCTGGGCATCAACCAGCCTGCGGTGACCATCAAGCAGGTTGAGGTCTCCATCATTGACCAGGCCTTCGACAACGACTGGGTCCAGCCTTTGCCGCCGACCCGCCTCACCGGCAAGACGGTGGCCGTGGTTGGTTCCGGTCCTGCCGGCCTGGCCGTGGCACAGCAGCTGACCCGCGTGGGCCACACCGTTGCAGTGTATGAGCGCGACGACAAAATTGGCGGCCTGCTCCGCTACGGCATCCCGGACTTCAAGATGGAGAAGGAACAGGTTGACCGCCGCCTTGAGCAGATGAAGGCCGAAGGCACGCGCTTCCGGACCGGCGTTGCTGTTGGTACGGATGTCACTTGGGAGCAGCTCCGCCGCCGTTACGACGCCGTTGTGGTAGCCACCGGTGCTACCGTTCCGCGTGACCTGCCCATCCCCGGCCGGGACCTCGAGGGCGTCCACTTCGCCATGGACTACCTGGTACCGTCCAACCGCAAGGTGGCGGGGGAGAACCCCGAAAACCACATCGATGCCCGCGGCAAGCACGTTGTCATCCTTGGTGGTGGCGATACCGGTGCTGACTGCATCGGAACCGCCCACCGCCACCAGGCAGCATCGGTGACCACGCTCGCAATTGGCAAGCAGCCCCCTGCCGAGCGTGCCACCCACCAGCCGTGGCCCACGTTCCCCACCCTGTTTGAGGTCGCCAGCGCCCACGAAGAGGGCGGCGAGCGTACCTACCTTGCATCAACGGTTGAGTTTGTTGGAGAAAACGGCAAGCTCACCGGCGTCAAAGTTGCTGAAACCGAGTTCGTGGACGGCAAACGCCTTCCCAAAGCCGGTACAGAACGAGTCATTCCAGCTGACCTTGTGTTCTTGAGCCTTGGCTTTACCGGTGCTGAGCCGGCGGGTATCACGGAGCAAGTCAGTGCAGAATTCGACGGTCGGGGCAACGTAGCCCGCGACGGCTACTACATGACAAACACCGAGGGCGTGTTTGTTGCCGGCGATGCCGGACGTGGCCAGTCACTGATTGTGTGGGCCATTGCGGAAGGCCGTGCGTGCGCGGCTGCAGTGGACAGGTTCCTGATGGGAAGCACCATCCTCCCGGCACCGGTCGCCCCCACCGACCGGGCGATAGCGGTCTTATAGCGCCGGCAGGAACACTTCTTTTACTCAATCAGCATGACTACTTAGGGTAGGTATATGAGACGCGCGAAAATTGTGGCAACTTTCGGCCCGGCTATCTCCAGCTTCGAAAACACCCTCGCGGTGCTGGAGGCCGGCGTCGACGTTGCTCGCATGAACATGAGCCACGGCGACTACTCCGTGCATGACATCACCTACGAAAACGTCCGCAAGGCTGCGGCCCAGCTGGGCAAGCCGGTGGCCATCATGGCCGACCTCCAAGGCCCCAAGATCCGTCTTGGCCGCTTTGTTGACGGCCCGCACGAACTGGCCGTCGGCGACACCTTCACCATCACCACCGAAGACGTCCCCGGCACCAAGGACATCTGCTCCACCACGCTCAAGAGCCTCACAGAAGACGTCAATGTGGGCGACGCCCTGCTCATCGACGACGGCAAGGTGGCCATGCGCGCCATCGAGGTTGACGACGTCAAGGTAGTTGCCACCGTGACAGTTGGCGGCAAGGTCTCCAACAACAAGGGCATCAACCTGCCCGGTGTTGCCGTCAACGTCCCCGCCTTGAGCGAAAAAGACGAGGACGACCTCCGTTGGGCGCTCAAGCGTGGCGCCGACCTCATCGCCCTCTCGTTCGTGCGCGATGCCTCAGACATCAAGCGCGTCCACGAGATCATGGACGAAGAAGGCCGCCGCGTGCCGGTGATCGCCAAGATCGAAAAGCCGCAGGCAGTGGAGCAGCTCCACGAAATCATCGACGCCTTCGATGCCATCATGGTTGCCCGTGGCGACCTCGGCGTTGAACTGCCGCTCGAAGAGGTGCCGATCGTCCAGAAGCGCGCCATTGAACTGGCACGCCGCTGGGCCAAACCGGTCATCGTGGCCACCCAGGTCCTCGAATCCATGATCGACAACCCGCGCCCCACCCGCGCCGAGGCTTCCGACTGCGCCAACGCAGTGCTCGACGGCGCCGATGCAGTAATGCTCTCCGGTGAAACCTCCGTGGGCCAGTACCCCATCGAGACCGTCAAGGTCATGGCCCGGATCATCGAATCCACCGAAGTTCACGGTCTTGAGCGCGTACCCCCGCTGGGCACCAAGCCCAAGACCCGTGGTGGCGCCATCACCCGTGCCGCCGTCGAAATCGCCGACCAGCTGGACGCGAAGTACATCTGTACCTTCACCCAGTCCGGTGACTCGGCACGACGCCTCTCACGTCTGCGCCCCGTCAAGCCGGTGTTCGCCTTCACCCCGGTGGAGCACGTCTGGAACCAGCTGGCTCTCACCTGGGGCATCCAGCCGGTTCTGGTTCCCTCCGTGGGCCACACCGACGAGATGACCGCACAGGTGGACAAGAGCCTCCTGGAAATGGACCTCGTGGACGAAGGCGACCTTGTTGTCATCGCTGCCGGTTCCCCTCCAGGACAGGCCGGTTCCACCAACTCGCTGAAGGTCCACAAGGTAGGCGACCTCGCCGATACCTCCAAGACCGACGACGGTTCACGCAAGGAACCTGTTGGCCCGTGGCCTGAAAAGAAGTCCAAGGCCAAGAGCTAGTTCTTCGGCTGTGAAAAGCGGGTCCCGCCTTATGGCGGGGCCCGCTTTTGCTTGTCGGCTTTGGGTTTTGACCGTCGTGCGTTGCTTTGAGCTAGTTGACCTGGTTGATGATGGTCTCCGCAACCTCACGCATGCTGAGGCGGCGGTCCATGGA contains the following coding sequences:
- a CDS encoding glutamate synthase subunit beta, with the protein product MADPRGFLKVRQRETQPRRPVPVRIMDWKEVYEAQEKGVLKSQAGRCMDCGVPFCHQGCPLGNLIPEWNDLVWRDKGEEAIERLHATNNFPEFTGRLCPAPCEASCVLGINQPAVTIKQVEVSIIDQAFDNDWVQPLPPTRLTGKTVAVVGSGPAGLAVAQQLTRVGHTVAVYERDDKIGGLLRYGIPDFKMEKEQVDRRLEQMKAEGTRFRTGVAVGTDVTWEQLRRRYDAVVVATGATVPRDLPIPGRDLEGVHFAMDYLVPSNRKVAGENPENHIDARGKHVVILGGGDTGADCIGTAHRHQAASVTTLAIGKQPPAERATHQPWPTFPTLFEVASAHEEGGERTYLASTVEFVGENGKLTGVKVAETEFVDGKRLPKAGTERVIPADLVFLSLGFTGAEPAGITEQVSAEFDGRGNVARDGYYMTNTEGVFVAGDAGRGQSLIVWAIAEGRACAAAVDRFLMGSTILPAPVAPTDRAIAVL
- the pyk gene encoding pyruvate kinase; amino-acid sequence: MRRAKIVATFGPAISSFENTLAVLEAGVDVARMNMSHGDYSVHDITYENVRKAAAQLGKPVAIMADLQGPKIRLGRFVDGPHELAVGDTFTITTEDVPGTKDICSTTLKSLTEDVNVGDALLIDDGKVAMRAIEVDDVKVVATVTVGGKVSNNKGINLPGVAVNVPALSEKDEDDLRWALKRGADLIALSFVRDASDIKRVHEIMDEEGRRVPVIAKIEKPQAVEQLHEIIDAFDAIMVARGDLGVELPLEEVPIVQKRAIELARRWAKPVIVATQVLESMIDNPRPTRAEASDCANAVLDGADAVMLSGETSVGQYPIETVKVMARIIESTEVHGLERVPPLGTKPKTRGGAITRAAVEIADQLDAKYICTFTQSGDSARRLSRLRPVKPVFAFTPVEHVWNQLALTWGIQPVLVPSVGHTDEMTAQVDKSLLEMDLVDEGDLVVIAAGSPPGQAGSTNSLKVHKVGDLADTSKTDDGSRKEPVGPWPEKKSKAKS